The following proteins come from a genomic window of Halorussus halophilus:
- a CDS encoding P-loop NTPase family protein, translating into MGESHHTSPEPELPELQSGVHLLDMEGDDRVTGPLHSLVLDHLLLNDGSAVWVDAGGHAVTQSLASLAPSMRTLDRIHVARGFTPHQHYRLVERLPEQIDEETSLVVCPELDRLYRETETYADEGDELMLRALATVAGLARRHDIPVLVTRSTADSFSDPLAAASDETITVEQTKFGPRFSSEEFETLVYPMGNGVVQTTIAFWQRVLEARQPAYETASTETPQEVAVNGSY; encoded by the coding sequence ATGGGAGAGAGCCACCACACGTCGCCGGAACCGGAGCTGCCAGAATTACAGTCAGGAGTGCATCTTCTCGACATGGAGGGAGACGACCGAGTGACGGGACCACTTCATTCGCTCGTCCTCGATCACCTCTTACTAAACGATGGAAGTGCGGTGTGGGTTGACGCGGGCGGCCACGCAGTCACGCAGTCGCTTGCGTCGCTCGCGCCGAGTATGCGGACGCTCGACCGAATCCACGTCGCTCGCGGGTTTACGCCGCACCAGCACTATCGACTCGTTGAACGACTCCCAGAGCAGATTGACGAGGAGACGTCGCTCGTCGTCTGTCCCGAACTTGACCGCCTCTACCGTGAGACTGAGACCTACGCTGACGAAGGCGACGAGTTGATGCTCCGCGCGTTGGCGACGGTCGCGGGACTTGCTCGTCGTCACGACATTCCCGTCCTCGTGACGCGCTCGACGGCGGATTCGTTCTCAGACCCGCTTGCAGCGGCCAGCGACGAGACGATTACTGTCGAGCAGACGAAGTTCGGGCCACGCTTCTCCTCTGAGGAGTTCGAGACGCTCGTCTATCCGATGGGCAATGGCGTCGTCCAGACAACGATTGCGTTCTGGCAACGCGTACTGGAAGCCCGCCAGCCAGCATACGAGACGGCATCCACCGAGACACCGCAGGAGGTGGCTGTGAATGGGTCGTACTAA